The genomic region CCTTCGCTGGTGGACCTCAGCACCTTGCTGGCTCCATCACTCTGAACCATCACTGCAGCTCCAGGATCCATCCAGGACCAAAGCTGCTCATACCCTGAGCAGCCACATGAGCTCAGATGATGCCATTCCACAGCAGCTCCAGGTGAGAAACCCTCATTTTAGAGCAGTGAGGTGACACGGAATGACCAGAAAGCCTACGGGGATGACAGAAGGAGCCCAGACCCTCCCAGCTAAGCAAGGTCTCACCTGGAGCTGCTGGATCTCCTGGTACGTCCTCTCCAGCTCCACCTGTGCGAAGTACTTGTGCAGCCGGTacatctggaggggatccagcaCGGGATGGACAGTGAAGGCACTCTGGAAACGGAGGTCGGTCTCCCGCTCAGGGTCCACGTTCTTCCCGAGCTCGAAGTAGTGGTAATGGAGGCCCTGCACCAGCCAGAAGAAACAGGTCACAGCCAGCCCTGACCCATGCTCCCACCccaccagctgccagcacagcaaGTCCAAAGGATGACAGGGCACTAGGGCTGGTCCCCCAGGCCCTAGGAGCCCCTGAGAAGGCAGGGAAACACACTGGGGCAGGACCGGTCTCCTGGAGTCCATCTCCACCACAGGACCTACCTCGTGCTCCTCGGCACAGTTGATGCCCGTGTAGTCGATGATGCAGCGGCCCAGCCACTCATCCGGCCGGGCGCTGAGGATGTCGTTGCGACAGCTCTCCAGgtggtgctgcaggagcaggaggaggcttCGGGATAGCAGGTAGCCGAAACCCCCATAGCAGTAGCGTCCCTCCGTGTCCCCACCAATGAATTCCTCGGGACGGCCCAGGTAAAGATGGGTGTCGATGCTGAGGTGGGCGACCAGGCGGCTGATGCGGTGTGCCTCTGTGTAGGTATCGTCCTGCACCAGGAAGAACCAGTCGAAGTCATTCACATAGTGGTCCAGAAGGTACCTGATGGTCTGGTACATGTTCCAGATGGGCCGCTCGTCACTGTGCGTCACCACCGTCATGCCGTGGGGCACCTTGCGGCCCCGCGTGCCCGTGAAGTACACCAGGCGCTCCAGGCGGTGGGCCAGTGTGCGGTTGACGGCCACCCCCAGCGTGTTCAGCGTGCTTTTGGAGGTCAGCACACCGACGAAGAGCCGCTGCCGCATCCCCAGCTCCGTGCTGATGTACCGGgtcctgcaggaaggagaggacgtctggccccggggctctgcaccCCACCGTGGCCCggaccctccctgccccccccaagtTGTGCCAACCTCAGTTCCTCTGCAGGAACCACTCCTGGGCTTGCAACCACACACACAAGACAttgccccagcagcaccagctgccagcagcacccctgGGCCAGAGGCACAGCAGAGCACCCCGCTGAGGTCCTCCCCAATTCTGAGACCAAGGGAGACCTTGTCTTCCCGTGAGCTGGCCAGCCCAGCTCAAATCAGAGGCTTGACAAAGACTGGGTGCAGCCAGAACAGGGGAACAGGGCTGCGTGTCCCAGCCCTAGCGGGGCCACCACCTGCCAGGCACACCACCATGCAGCCAGCCCCGGACAGGACAGCTGAGCTGGGAAGCACCTTCCCACCGCGCCGCTctcaggcaggcaggcaggagagacCGTGCTGCCTTCCCCAAGGAAGCCACCCACCCCAGCAGGGCCTGAAGCCAGCATGGGGCCAGccatgtccccctccccgccacagcccccagctgcccccctcACAATGACTTCCAGGTTCAATTCTTCCAGCCCGGCGCAGCAGCAGGAAGCgactcccccccggcccccagccgcCGCCTGGCACACACTGGCCCCATTCAGCCCCCTCCATCCGCCCACCGCCTCGCTGGGACAAGGAAGCCCTTTCACTGCCTGCTCCCCGTCATCCCGGGGCCGCCGGGACAGGCCACGGCCGgccccagagcaggctggagttTGCAGTGTTGAGTGGGGGGGACATGCCACCGCAGGAAGGGTCCCTGCTAGGGCAGGACAGGAGAGGGGCCGGGGCAGGGTGCCCGTCAGCACATGCTGCAGCAGGCAACCTTTGcacagcaggcagcagcgagggcaTAAGGCTCTTCCGGGGGCTCctgaggtgggaagggggggtaaggagaaagaagggtggcggggaggaaggggagcagcagggaaaggcgCTTGCAGTGAGAAAAATccagctgcagccctgggtgGCTGTAAGGGGGGGTGGGAAAGCACACTGCCGGGTCACTTGTAAAGCCCCCCAGCACTGAACCAGCAGGCAGGggcagacagggagccccccagCACCGGACcagcgggcaggcagggacaggcagccccCCAGCACTGTCCCAAAAGACAGGCAGGGAGCGCCCCAGCTCCGGACCAGCGGGcaggcagccccccagctccggaccagggggcaggcaggggcaagcagccccccagcaccggCCTGGCAGCCACACACCCACATCCGACCACCCCAAGGCTCGGGCACAGCCACTCCCGTCTAAAGCCCCGTGAGCGCCGTCGGCCCGTCCTCCGCCGGTACCGCGGAGGCCCAGctccccccgtcccgtcccgccgcggtCCCCCCCCGCACCTGACGGCCTTCTTGGCGGCCCTGCCGGGGCTGGGCGGGCGGTAGGGCACGACGCGGGGCTCCCAGCTGTCGGCGCCCAGGCCGGCGGGCACGGCGTTGGGCCTGCGCACCGCGTTGCCGTTGGTgttggcggggccggggggaagagcggggccgccgccgccgccgtcggggCGCGGGCGGGCGTCGGAGCGCGGCGGAGGCCCGCAGGGCTCCTCCACCCAGGTGACGCTGAGCAGGCTGAGGGTGAAGCCCAGCGAGACGCCGATGGCCACCGGCCCGGCGGGCCGCAGCACCGACAGCACCAGCGAGAGCCGCATGGCCGGCACCGACCGGGGAGCGGGGGACGGGACCGGGGGATGGAGGCGGCTccggctgccgctgccgctgGCGGCGCCGCCGTCCGACGTGTCACCCCTGAGCCCCGCCCCGTCGAGGCGTCACGGCGGGCGGCCCGCCCTCGGCCAATGGGCCGCGCTCGCAGCGGCGCgtcacggggctggggggggggggggcggggcgaggTTGCTAGGAGACGACGGGGACGGGgtaccccccccctccccactccgGTCCCCCGCCCTCCTCCATGTGGGGCGGGGGGCGAGCCCCTCCGAGGTGGCCCGGTGGCCCTGGCACGTTGTcctccctgggcgggggggggggggggggggggcgaggaggggggcggcggggccccgccgcccccctcctcgcccccccccccgcccagggcaaCTCCATGAATTCCTTCTTTAGTAtcattaatgttaattatctagtcttattccaGTAAATCGCGGCTCGAAGACCTTTGGACGCAGGGCAGCAAACCCACCCCGCCACCCCGCCCCGGGGAAGAAGGAGTTCCCAACAGCAGGGACCCTTATCCTGCCAGTCAAAAgatggacatggacctgttggagcgggtccagaggaggtccacggagatgatgagagggctggagcacctctgctgtgaggacaggctgagagggttggggttgttcagcctggagaagagaaggctccggggagaccttatagccccttccagtacctaaagggtgcctacaggaaagctggggagggactctatgagggagtgtagcaatgggatgagggctaatggttttaaactgaaggagggtagatttagattagatattaggaagaaattctttgctgtgagggtggggaggcactggaagaggttgccgagagaaactgtggatgccccatccctggaagtgttcaaggccaggctggatggggctttgagcagcctggtctagtgggaggtgtccctgcctatggcaggggggttggaactagatggtctttaaggtcccttgcaagccaaaccattctatgattctaaaatgggACCAAAGAGCTCCTCCAGCTGGGGCCGGGTCACTGTCCCACTATGGGCTGTCTGCAGCACAGAGCCACCGTGGCCACCAGAGAGAGCCCCTGGGCAGACAGAGCTGGAGGAACCGGCTCAGGACAGAGTTTGCCACACGCACGGAGCCTCCGGGCGTGGGAATGATCCAACCCAGAAGCCCCAAAGCCAGCAGCCCTACACAGCCACTCGGCGCCAGGCATTACTGAAtaaggacaaggaggaggacccAGCCTTTCCGCCCATTCCCAGCCTGTGGCTCCGCTTCCAGCAGCCTCCCAGCCGTTGGGGCTCTCAAATGCCCCTGGATTTACTCTGGCTGGTGGGGAGCCCATTCCACCCTCCCTGTGAAACACAGCCCTCCTGTCCCGGGGAGCACCGACAGCCACAGAGCACGGCAGGGCAGCGAGAGCAGGCGGGAGCCCGCTTGGCTCCAGGGTCTCTTTCATTTTCTGGAACAAAGCAGCCTGTTTTCATCAGGAAGCGGTTGGCAGCATCCCACCCCCCAGAGATACAGGACCATCATCCAAACTCAGCTCATTTTCATAGGCCTTTTTCTCCTCAATAGGCCAAGGCGAGCAATAGGCAAAGGCGGTCATGTGGACGGCAGTTTAATGAAGAACATATAAAAACTAGAAACAGAAGGAACGCGATGGGACGAGGAGATGCCAGAAGGGAAGAGATGCAGAAGTAAGAAATGAGCAGAGATTTTCCATGGACAAGGGCCAAAAAGCAGGCGTGATCGTAAACAACCAAAGTCGCCTGTTTTATGTATGCAGAGAAACGTGTTACAAATAGATGCATTTGATTTCCTTTACGGGTTGGAATATTTGATATTGGTCACCTTATACAAGCCCAGGTGATTTTACAGGAGTGATAAGAGAGGTTTCACTCTGAAATGACCCTGTTGATTTGAGCTTGTGTTTAGATAGAGATGCAGATGGGAGAAAGTACTGAAGTTTTCAGAAATAAGACTTCAGAAATAAGACTCTGAGCTCAGGAAAACTGCATGGAGATGAAGCTGTGGGAACACCAAACACCTCCCCAGGGCTCACTGGGGCAGTGGCCGAGCCCGGGGGCCCCCGTGCCCGGCCCCAGGAGGTCCCATGCAGGAAGCAGGCAGTGGGCAGCAGCGCCGTTCCTCCGGCAGCCCCCTCACGGCCCCCCACCAGCTGCAGCTCCCGCCTTTGTCTCCCCGCATTGgcgtggggctgggaaggggctgccaGGGGAACGGCTGCTGTTGCCAAGAGACTTTTTCCTGCCAGCGTTTCCCGGGGGTCTCTGGGTGCCACAGCCAGGAGGTGCCAGCTCTGGGGAGCTCTGCAGAGCGCCACGTCCTCCCACCTACCCACTGCGCCTGCATCTCCCGGCAGCTGGCAGGGGGATGGGCAGGCAGCCTCTATAGGTGCCACATACGTGCGTGTGGTTGCCCCCTCCAAGTGCAGATGCTGCCGTCCCCGTGGCCACGGCACAAGCCCCTGTGTGCTCTCTTGAAGTGTGCTCTCAGGTGTGTACCGGCAGCACAACCCGGTCCACACCATGCTCCGGTGGGTTTCACGCCCGCACCCCATACCCCTTCCGTCCCCTGGGCACGGTGCCCAggggcctgcagcccctgcagcaccttTCCCCGGCGCACGCTGTGCCACATGCTGCACACGTGGCCTTGTCCGGGCTCCCCGGTGCATGGCCCCGTGCAGCCCCGGTGCATGGCTCAGTGCATGGCTCAGCACGTGGCCCGGTGCATGCCATGCTGCCCTGCTGCACACTCCAGTGCCTACTCCGGTGCTTGCCCGGCGCCCACCCCCGTACACAGCCCGGTGCACCCCCAGTGCCTGGCTCCGCGCAGGGCCTGGAGCACGGTGCTGCTCTGCTGCACCCCCTGCTGCACACCCCGGTGCCCGGCCCGGTGCACGCCGTGCCGCCCCGCTGCACACCGGGTGCACGGCCCGgtgcaggccccgccccctcggtAAGCCCCCCCCCCCGGTAAGGCCACGCCCCCTCTCCCTGAGAGGCCCCGCCCCCTTCCGAGCGTCGCGGTGACGCGTCGCGGTGACGTCAGGCGGAGCTGTCCGCTCAgcaccgggcggcggggccgccccgccggcatgcgcgggggccggggccgggagcgccgggcgccgccgcggggccgccgccgctgcggggccgggagcgcaggtgggagcgggcggggcggggcggggcggggctctgcgggggggcgggggcaccacgtggggggtccggcgggcggggggcgctcCGGTCCCCGCGAGGGGAAGCGGTCGGGCACTCGGCTCCCGGGCTCCCCCCGCGTCCCGGGGAGAGAGCGCGATGGCCGGGACGGGCGtgcggggcccggcggggagcccccgggacccccgcccCGAACAAAGAGAGGGGCGGagcggccccgcggcccggcggccCTTGCGGCCGTCGCTTAGCaacgccgcgcccgccccgccggccccgggcccggcagccccggcggggggcGATGGGGAcggcccggcggggggcgggggggagcgcgACCCGGTGGGGCCGGGCCCCGAGCGCTGCCCCCCGGGTCCCCGTCGCGCTGTGCACTACGGAGCAGGGCGGGGGGcccggggcaggcggcggcggggggcccggGGCGACGGGGAGGGCGGCAGCAGGTGGGTAAGTCCCGGCGCCAATGAGCAGGCGCTGGGCTCCCCTAGCAACAGTGCCCGCGCCAATGGGCGCCGGCAGCTGCCTGCAACGCTGCCTGCAACCCCGCCGGAGACCGGGTTTTCCCAGGCgacccttccctgctgccccggCACACACATGGCGTGGGTTGAGGGGCAGAGAGCAGCGCCTCGCTGGTCTACCAGCCATCCCacgccatgccatcccatcccacgCCATGcggtgccatgccatgccatgtggtgccatgccatgccatgccatcccacaCCATGCCATGCCACACCATGCCATGCCACACAATGCCCACACCGGCCAGCCGGCCGTGCCATGCCCCATCTGCGTCCCCCTCAGCCCAGCCGGCCAGCAAAGCTGTGCTTTCGCCCCACACAGCATCCCCCGTCCCTGTTGGGGCACCCAGGGCCAGTGTGTCGCTCCCGGGCTCCCGGGTTAAAGTCCAATCCTGCTTagcatccccctcctcccccgggggGGCTCAGGACAGGTGGGCAGGGGGCCAGCGCCCGGCTGCCTGCTCCGTGCCCGCCTGCTTTCCCAGGATTAGGCACCGTGCTTGGCTTCCCCGGGGGATTTGGCCTGGCTGGTGTTTCCTTCCCCagccagagggagggaggaggctggtggtgggggaagaagtGCCAGTGGAGCCCGTCCCGGGCAGCAGTGAGGTGCCGGGCAATGGGGAGCCATGACCGCAGCCCTTCTTTCCATCCCCTTCTCGGTGCTCTGGTTTTGTCAGCCGTCCTGAGCCGGCTGCTTTAATGTGGCACTTGGAAGGACTGGCGCTGGCATGGTGACAATAAACACATCCTTAAACCAACCGAGCCTGGAAAGGGACCAGGGGAGCAAAGGGATGCTGGAACTGGCTCCAGGTGGGAGTGGGCAGACGGCCGCTGTAATTAGGCTTAAGCTGGAGCTGGATCAGTCTTTGCGGGGGATTATGACCCCTCTGTCTGCGTAGGCACTGCAGGGGGCCCGGCCACTGCCTGCTCGGCGTCCCGGCACGGCTGTGGCATTACAGGTGAGCCCTTGGGGAAGGGGCAGCGCCAGCCAGGGCTGGTCCCCCTCCGGCCTTGTGGGTCAGCGTGGGAGAGCTGGATCCAGTGTGGGGGCCTGCTTTGTTTTTACAAGGACACTGGGAGCTAGAGCAGGGATGAAAAATAGCCAGAAATATGATTAGAGGATTGGAGAAAATGCCTTGGAGTACAAGCTTTAAGAGCTCAATCTGTTTAGCCTATAAAAATAGAAGACTGAGGGGTGACTTAATTACCAAGCATAATTACTTCACAGGCAGAAAATACCCGGTAGTGGAAGTCTCCCTTTAATCGAGCAGGGAAAGGGCGCCGGAGAGCCAGGGGCAGGGAATTGAAGCCGCAGACAAATTATAAAGTGTCGCATCCCGTCAGCAAAGCTCCCCGGGGGTGCAGGCGGGCTCCCTGGGGACAGTGCATCCCTGCAGCCACCCGTTGGGTGACAATctgtgcccccacagcccccgcgGATGAGGCTGTTCCCTCATTCGCTCCCTTCCCACCTGGGTAGCGAGGGCCCGGAGCGAGTTTTTCAGCGTCTGGGTGCTGAGTGGTGGGCATCGTCATTGAGCACATGCCAGTGGTGCctccaacccccttttctctctctcgcCAGCCGGGGCGGGTGGCAGGGTGCAGTTTTGCCAGCGAGCCATGGGGCAGGAGCGGAGATTTTGATGCCTCTCCCGGGAGTCCCCAGAGCCATGACTGCAACTGTGCAGACGCTGCGGTTCAAGCTGCTGCCGCACGAGCCGGGCCAGGAGTGGGGGCACAACTGCCAGCAGGAAATTGAGCGTCGCTACCAGGTGGTGCCCTCGGTGGTGTGTGCCATGTGCTGCCTCTTCGGCATCATCTACTGCTTCTTCGGTGAGCCAGGCCAGGCCGGCGGTTGGTGGGGCAAGTGGGGAGAAGGGCAAGGGGGAGCCAGGGGGGGGTGCTGGCCATCCACCCCCTGACTGCGGTGGTCTCTCCACAGGCTACCGCTGCTTCAAGGCCGTCATGTTCCTGACGGGGCTGATGTTTGGCTCCATCATCATCTTCATGCTGTGCTACAAGGAGCGGGTGCTGGACACGCAGCTGAGCGTGGAGGCCTCGGTGGGCATCGGGCTGGGCATTGGGGTCCTGTGCGGGCTGGTCACCATGCTGGTGCGCAGCGTCGGCCTCTTCATggtggggctgctcctggggctaCTGCTGGCGGTGGCCACGCTGGTGGTGATGGAGCAGTTCTACCACCCACCAACGGTGTGGATCCCCATCGCGCTGCTCCTGGGTGTGGGGATGCTCTTCGCCGTCCTCACCCTGCAGTGGCAGCGCTTCTTCACCACCCTCTCCACCGCCGTCTTCGGCAGCGCCATCATGACCGTCACCGTCGACTACTTCATCGAGCTCTTCCTCCTGGTGCAGTACATCTACGAGCGCATCAAGGTGGCCCCCGCTCGCCCCGTGTGCTGGTACAGCTGGGTCATCCTGGGTGTCTGGCCGCTCCTCACCATGCTGGGTGTCCTGGTCCAGTGGAAAGTCACGGCTGAGGGCTACTCCCACACAGAAGGTGTGTGTGGGCTGGCGGAGATGGACATGGcacggggtggaggggggaatTGGGGGGCCTGGGGCGGAGGTTCCCAGCACCTGGTTTGCGTGCACAGATAAGGGGTTTGGATTCTATGGAGGCACAGCGCTCAAGGGGAGGCCTGGGCGTGCAAAGCTGGGGCTGGTTTGGGTGCAGGGAGGGTTTTGGGGTGCTCCCCGGTGCTCACAGGCCCCTCTACCCTTCAGTGATCATCAGCCGGCAGCAGCGCCGCGTGCAGCTGATGCGCATCAAGCAGCGGGAAGACcgaaaggagaagaagaagaagcggaggccccaccacccaccaccccaccagcacaAAGCCCACCCGCCCGAGCCCGCCTACCGCCGCAAGCCCAACCCCGTGCGCCGCTTCGATGGGGACGTGCTCTCCCCCGTGAGTCCCGCGCCCAGGGTAGAGATCTCCCCCGGCCTCCGCGGCCCTTCCTTCTCCATGTGGGTGGGCTGGGGCGCGGAGAGGGGAGAGGTGCCTGGGTGCCAGCCGCCATCCAAGCTCCTCGAGGGACAAGGCTGGGGTGTCCCAGGGACCGGGCAACTCAGAAGGAGCTGAGCTGGGATGTGCCCACCATGGAGCACTTCAGCCTTTGCAAGCAAATGTAAACTGGTGGCCAAAAGCACTGCGGCCGCAGTAGAAACGGGTGTTGGGCAAGGTGCGAAGTGTGCGcccagggaagggatggggctGTGCGCCCTGCTGCGGCCCACCCCCAGAGGGCCCGAGTGCTGGGGCGGGTGGGATTGCagagggctggtgctggggggctgctgcagagctcagggtggggtgggatggagtgGGCCAGGAGCAGAGCCCCCCTCACTTTCTGTTCCCCCTTTCTCAAGCAGAGCTACATCCAGAGTTTCCGAGAGCGGCAGACGGGACCGTCCCTGAACAGCCTCATCGCCAGCTCCCACGCTGTGGTGGACCTGGACTATGACTGCAGCTCCACCGTGCCCCTCACCACGGGCTCCGGCCCCGCCGTGCGGGTATAAGCCAACCCAGTGACCTCGAGTGACACCAGCACCCCAGCCTGCTCCGACAGACCCCCTGGGACAGGCGGGGCTGTGCCCTCAGCCCCGGGCAGCCATGCATCCTCAGGGATGCGGATGGAGACCCTTCCTGGGGACGTGTGGGACTTGGCTGGGCAAGGCCCGGCTGCCAGCCGGGTCCAGAGGTGCTGGGGGGAGCCCTCCGGGAAGGCCTCAGACCAAGGACTGGGGACACCAGCACCTGTGGACATGTGGTGCGAACGGCTCTGCTGGGTTGGGGGGTCCCTGAGCCCCCACTGCTGCGTGTTTCCCCACATCCCGGGCATTCTCATCCTGCATCCCAACATTGCCCTCCCCATATTTGAGTCCCCCTTCCCCGAAAGCAGCTCCCTGCGCCTGCCCCCACCCCATCGCACCCCCCAGCAACTCCCCAAGTGCCTGTGCCCCACGTCCCTTCCTCAATGAGCAGGTCCCACAGCCCTTGCCCCCCCCAGGGACTCCCCTGAGCATGTGCGCCCCGTCCCACCCTGGCCCCGAGAGCAGCTCCCAGGTAGCGCTTCCCAAAACTTGCCTCCTCAGAAGATCCCCCTGCCCTAGCCACGCTCCCTGCCCCCCAGAGTGGCTCGCCTCCCCCCTGTTTTCCGAGCTGGACCGGGGTGGTCGTGGGGCAGAGGCTGCCAGCGCCAGGTGGTTCCTGGGGTGATGCTGGCAAGTGGTGCCTGTCCCGCGGGAGCTGCGTTGGCGGGATGCACCATCCACCCCACAATGTTTTAATGGGAGACAGGACACTGGACCAGCCTTTGGGCAGAGGCTGGACTGCCTCAGGGACGCGGAGACCCCTGCAGCGTCAGAGGCCGTCGCCGTTTTGTTGGCGACTGGATTTTATAGTGGCCAGGGGGGATCCTGGGGTCGAGCTGAGCCTCtggccggggcagggcagggcaggagcccccGCCCAGAGCACGGCTGTGGACAGAGGCTCCCGCCTTGTATATATTTCTCTTGCTGTGATTTGTATTAATTTATTACGGAGTGAGCCAGGAATTCCCCATGGCCAGGCAGGCAGGATGGTGCCGAGACTGGACTGGGGTGCCCCCCTGCTTTGggagccccctccagcccagcccagccggccccgctgccccgggaACTGCATGTTTCTGCCAGGCGCCCCGTCCCCGCAGCGCCGCGCCACCATCCCCCTTTTCAGTCTCTTTTGTAAATGTGCCAAACGCTGCTGAGGCCACGGCCACACAGTAAAGAGCCTTTCGGAGCCCTGCGTGCAGGGATGGGGGCAGGGACAAGGGGGGACCCTGAGGGCTGGGCTCCCCGGGGATGCTGGGCGGGATGCAGAGCGGTGACACCAACCCTTAACGGGACCGCGGCTCGCTGGGGCAGAAGAAgccaagtcagaaaaaaatgctgtttaatgCAGAGCCCTGACGCCAGAGCAGGCTAGGGGTGATGTCTGTGCGTCCATACATCCCAGTGGAAGCATGAGCCccatctcccagcagcagcatccatCGATCTGTGTGCAGTCCCTGGGTGCCACATGCTGGCTCCTAGCTCCCTGTGGGGACAATGGGAATCAGGGGGAGCTGCAGCATCCCTAGAGCTGGCAGGCCACCCAAAAAGGGTGTCCCAGCCAAGGCGGGCACAGACTCCTGGTCCCATATCCAGCCTGCTCCCCCTACCCCACCACTCAGACCCTTGCAAGCAGAATGGCATGGGGACAGGGCCCCTGATGTCCCTCTGCTGTGAGGCACAGCAGCACCGCCAGCCCCCAGTGGTGTCCCCCCCAGGTACCCCCTCACCCTCCACGAGGAGCCGGGCGGTGGAGCGGTCAT from Rissa tridactyla isolate bRisTri1 chromosome 7, bRisTri1.patW.cur.20221130, whole genome shotgun sequence harbors:
- the TMEM198 gene encoding transmembrane protein 198; protein product: MPLPGVPRAMTATVQTLRFKLLPHEPGQEWGHNCQQEIERRYQVVPSVVCAMCCLFGIIYCFFGYRCFKAVMFLTGLMFGSIIIFMLCYKERVLDTQLSVEASVGIGLGIGVLCGLVTMLVRSVGLFMVGLLLGLLLAVATLVVMEQFYHPPTVWIPIALLLGVGMLFAVLTLQWQRFFTTLSTAVFGSAIMTVTVDYFIELFLLVQYIYERIKVAPARPVCWYSWVILGVWPLLTMLGVLVQWKVTAEGYSHTEVIISRQQRRVQLMRIKQREDRKEKKKKRRPHHPPPHQHKAHPPEPAYRRKPNPVRRFDGDVLSPSYIQSFRERQTGPSLNSLIASSHAVVDLDYDCSSTVPLTTGSGPAVRV